A window from Salvia miltiorrhiza cultivar Shanhuang (shh) chromosome 2, IMPLAD_Smil_shh, whole genome shotgun sequence encodes these proteins:
- the LOC131012504 gene encoding uncharacterized protein LOC131012504, protein MAVSPAGDPPPPEIDQRFNSSALLLRLMSKRRTWVCLFVSVYTLLLFLSWNFLKSVLSWYEFESAAASPSGNWAALYASLLLGAAFGVLSMVAALAVAVPATLVTWITVLVLLTFCGKPRKTLVVEGKKLTAEIIGFVVRVLIKEGNLVAAVCAVLGYFALVRHRENGGGPLDFQ, encoded by the coding sequence ATGGCGGTATCCCCCGCCGGAGATCCCCCACCGCCGGAGATCGACCAGCGCTTCAATTCGTCGGCGCTGCTGCTCCGGCTCATGAGCAAGCGGCGGACCTGGGTCTGCCTCTTCGTCTCCGTCTACACGCTCCTGCTCTTCCTCTCGTGGAATTTCCTCAAATCCGTCCTCTCCTGGTACGAATTCGAGTCGGCGGCGGCCTCCCCGTCGGGTAATTGGGCGGCGCTCTACGCCTCGCTGCTGCTGGGGGCGGCATTCGGCGTGCTGTCGATGGTGGCGGCGCTCGCGGTGGCGGTGCCGGCCACGCTGGTGACGTGGATAACCGTGCTGGTGCTGCTCACCTTCTGCGGCAAGCCGAGGAAGACGCTGGTGGTGGAGGGGAAGAAATTGACGGCCGAGATCATCGGATTCGTGGTCAGGGTTTTGATCAAGGAAGGGAATCTCGTCGCCGCGGTTTGTGCTGTTCTTGGATATTTTGCCCTTGTTAGGCATCGGGAAAATGGCGGTGGGCCCCTTGATTTTCAATAA
- the LOC131012462 gene encoding switch 2-like: MSLNAFKEALKPCKSTVTPSQSSPSSSRISLGFDPSIPLRKPPKSSLSRQLLRLHDAADFSPPNELKISKPEPNSSAGSRNDKCEEEEKEAEIRPRAIKLESSRSFDHTGPYEPLLLSLPGEIPVVQVPASINSRLLEHQRVGVKFLYNLYKNNHGGILGDDMGLGKTIQTIAFLAAVFGKGSDESDTVLTSHNGNRVEKKGPVLIICPSSVILNWESEFSKWSTFSVAVYHGVNRDLVIDKLKADDVEIIITSFDTYRIQGSILSDIQWEILIVDEAHRLKNEKSKLYTACMKIKTLKRYGLTGTVMQNKIMELFNLFDLVVPGGLGTREHFREFYDEPLKHGQRSSAPQRFVQIADERKQHLVSVLQKYMLRRTKDETIGHLMMGKEDNIVFCAMSELQKRVYQRILRLPDIQCLINKDLPCSCGSPLKQVECCQRTVPNGIIWPYLHKENPEGCDSCPFCLVLPCLVKLQQISNHLELIKPSPKDDHDKQAKDAEFASAVFSTDIDLVGGGATQSGSFMGLSDVTHCGKMRALEKLMHSWISMGDKILLFSYSVRMLDILEKFIIRKGYSFSRLDGSTPTSLRQSLVDDFNSSPSKQVFLISTRAGGLGLNLVSANRVVIFDPNWNPAQDLQAQDRSFRYGQKRHVTVFRLLSAGSLEELVYTRQVYKQQLSNIAVAGKMEKRYFEGVQDSKEFQGELFGICNLFRDLSDKLFTSNIVGAHDKQGIYFDDPPQETASTSSSVESEANKPTGRKRTRTRANPTLDDLGAVYAHRNEDIVNLGSRFPVNEKQSSSPSPKRDEEQPCPPPKQGGESGAVTEAEVNSSQVSDAPKKRKIGHSSILAVLMGMDEAELNKILLA, translated from the exons ATGTCATTGAACGCTTTCAAGGAGGCGCTCAAGCCCTGCAAATCCACTGTAACGCCGTCCCAATCATCTCCATCTTCTTCGCGAATTTCTCTAGGTTTTGACCCCTCAATTCCACTAAGAAAGCCCCCCAAATCCTCGCTGTCCCGCCAACTTCTCCGCCTCCACGATGCTGCCGATTTCTCGCCGCCAAACGAACTCAAAATATCGAAACCGGAGCCCAATTCGAGCGCCGGAAGCAGAAATGATAAATGCGAGGAGGAGGAGAAAGAGGCGGAAATTCGACCTAGAGCTATAAAGTTGGAGTCTTCTCGTTCGTTTGATCACACCGGACCTTATGAGCCGCTTCTTCTGTCGCTGCCCGGTGAAATTCCCGTTGTGCAG GTACCGGCGTCGATTAATAGTCGACTTTTGGAACATCAGAGAGTAGGGGTGAAGTTTTTGTATAACTTGTACAAGAACAACCATGGAGGAATTCTTGGAGATGATAT GGGATTGGGGAAGACCATTCAGACAATTGCTTTCTTGGCTGCTGTGTTTGGGAAGGGTTCGGATGAATCGGATACTGTTTTAACATCTCATAATGGAAATCGAGTCGAGAAGAAGGGTCCGGTACTAATCATTTGCCCTAGTTCTGTCATCCTTAATTGGGAAAGTGAATTTTCCAAATGGTCCACATTTAGTGTTGCTGTTTACCATGGCGTGAATCGGGATTTAGTAATTGACAAACTAAAAGCAGACGACGTTGAGATTATCATTACCAGCTTCGACACGTATAGAATACAAGGAAGCATTTTGTCAGATATCCAGTGGGAGATTCTTATTGTTGACGAGGCACACCGGCTTAAGAATGAGAAGTCGAAACTGTATACAGCGTGTATGAAGATTAAGACGCTGAAGCGCTATGGTCTGACGGGAACTGTAATGCAGAACAAGATAATGGAATTGTTCAATCTATTTGACCTGGTGGTCCCCGGTGGCTTGGGAACACGGGAGCACTTTCGTGAATTTTATGATGAGCCTCTCAAGCACGGCCAGAGATCGAGTGCTCCACAACGGTTTGTTCAAATTGCTGATGAGCGGAAGCAGCATTTAGTGTCGGTGCTGCAAAAGTATATGCTCAGAAGGACGAAAGATGAAACCATAGGGCATCTCATGATGGGAAAGGAAGACAACATCGTGTTTTGTGCGATGAGTGAGTTGCAAAAACGGGTTTACCAGAGGATACTGCGGCTACCCGACATTCAGTGTCTCATCAACAAGGACTTGCCATGCAGTTGCGGCAGCCCTCTCAAGCAAGTCGAGTGTTGTCAAAGGACAGTTCCAAACGGTATCATTTGGCCCTATCTTCATAAGGAGAACCCTGAAGGTTGCGACTCATGCCCTTTTTGCCTCGTTCTCCCTTGCCTGGTGAAGCTCCAGCAG ATAAGTAATCATCTGGAGCTCATCAAGCCTAGCCCGAAGGATGACCACGATAAGCAAGCGAAGGATGCGGAATTCGCTTCCGCTGTATTCAGCACCGACATTGATTTAGTAGGAGGCGGTGCCACCCAGAGTGGCAGCTTCATGGGCCTCAGCGACGTTACGCACTGTGGAAAAATGAGGGCTTTGGAGAAATTAATGCATTCCTGGATTTCGATGGGTGACAAGATTCTTCTCTTCAGTTATTCAGTGAG GATGCTGGATATACTTGAAAAGTTTATAATACGGAAAGGCTATAGCTTTTCGAGACTAGATGGCTCAACTCCAACTAGTTTACGGCAGTCTCTCGTGGATGACTTTAACTCAAGTCCGAGTAAACAG GTGTTTCTCATATCCACTCGAGCCGGTGGGCTTGGGCTAAATCTTGTAAGTGCAAATCGGGTGGTTATTTTCGACCCGAACTGGAATCCTGCTCAAGACTTGCAGGCGCAAGATCGATCATTCCGTTATGGTCAGAAGCGGCATGTGACTGTTTTCCGTCTACTCTCTGCCGGTTCTCTTGAGGAACTCGTCTACACTAGGCAGGTGTACAAGCAGCAGCTCTCGAATATTGCTGTTGCAGGGAAGATGGAGAAGCGATATTTTGAAGGCGTGCAG GATTCGAAGGAGTTTCAAGGCGAGCTGTTCGGTATCTGCAATCTGTTCCGAGATCTTTCTGATAAGCTTTTCACCAGCAACATTGTGGGAGCCCATGACAAGCAAGGGATCTATTTCGATGATCCTCCGCAAGAAACAGCTTCTACGTCGTCGTCTGTGGAATCCGAAGCTAACAAGCCTACAGGTAGAAAAAGAACAAGAACGAGGGCAAACCCAACGCTCGATGATCTCG GTGCTGTATATGCTCATCGCAATGAAGACATTGTCAACCTCGGATCCCGGTTTCCGGTAAACGAAAAACAAAGCTCATCTCCGTCTCCAAAGCGAGACGAAGAGCAGCCATGCCCGCCTCCGAAGCAAGGCGGAGAATCTGGTGCTGTAACAGAAGCAGAGGTGAATTCTTCTCAAGTTTCTGATGCACCCAAGAAAAGGAAAATTGGCCATTCTAGCATTCTTGCAGTGTTAATGGGCATGGATGAAGCAGAATTAAACAAGATATTACTAGCTTAG